The Macrotis lagotis isolate mMagLag1 chromosome 6, bilby.v1.9.chrom.fasta, whole genome shotgun sequence genome includes a window with the following:
- the OBSL1 gene encoding obscurin-like protein 1 isoform X1, with amino-acid sequence MAMEGMGVLGGAPRFLRFPRPVQVLRGTDAILRCCLTGCPPPTVLWEKDGQQLEASSRLCLQTEGAEHSLLVREAGVPDAGVYVCRAQNSSGEAYAAAALTIQEPPAPSPPERSSDWAQESPSPIPLQGPLPTSRTPSPLDTASTFLSSAPAQAPTLSQESPDLLSESLEGPPMFLEGPQSQWVQQGEEVILTCQVGGWPEPAIHWEKDGRLLEEIWESSHFCLTNGLTGAGGHELRIRGIRLPDAGVYVCHASNTHGHVLAAALLQIQPSWETPRSSPQHSQRDPAGQGPPAPKSFWVSEGKHAKFRCYVTGKPEPETEWHWEGQPLSPGRRRLLYRDRDGGFVLKVLYCQPADCGLYICAARNTAGHTLSAVQLHVREPRVRFSVPLENVEGEEHEDAVLECQVPSRGIITTWYREDQRLLPSPKYEMGEAGVVRRLIIHDLEADDDGIYLCEMRGRVRTVATVAVRGPIKRRLPRKLDVLEGENAVLSVEVREAKAPGHWTRDGQELPASPRIIQTNSNHTHILVLVGVTRQDAGVVTFSLGSSHTSSRLRVKCVKQVPPGPPVAVELGAGRSNTALLSWKPPVPAPDTAYTYRIERQEVGTDAWVQCLTTEAAGVVEVPGDSVPNEGDYRFRLSVVSEHGQSPHMLFPGSVHLVPTARVQRGLQDVCVQEGDDATFSLDLSTSVKGIWFLKGTELKAVGSEAGPSGEAQGYLVQQEGPHHSLLLRATRLQDSGALITFQCPGVHVSAMLHVQEPPVRIVLPQEKVSIEAVIPEQIVLTCELSRAGAPVHWYKDGLEVEESEALVLENEGPQCRLVIPAAQPQHGGEFVCKVGEDLAFFMVTIKEPPVRIISPQDKVSVAAESLEEVVLRCELSRAGVPVHWYKDGMVVKESETLVLETEGPHCHLILPVAQPQDGGKFVCKAGDDLAVFNVTITEPPVRITQPQDEMFLTAVTSERVVLMCQVSRPGALVGWYKNGMEVEESNDLVLESEGLQHRLVLPSVRLQDGGEFVCSTRDDSAFFTLTVTDPPVRIISPQDVVNIAALSSERVVLKCELSQAGVPVCWSKDGLEVEESKALVLESEGPHHRLILPVSKPQDGGEFVCKAGEDSAFFNVTITEPPVRILFPKDEVSVTAVSSERVVLMCELSRAEAPVRWYKDGLEVEESEALVLESEGPHHRLVLPAAQPQDGGEFVCDAGNDSAFFIVTVTVPPERIVRPSARFLQLQFRSPSRVELRCEVAPVGARVCWYKDGLEVEASEDLKLGAEGPVRTLTLPHARPQDAGEYVCETRDEAVSFDVRLAESPVQFLLPEEAPSLLSVSAGEPLVLSCELSRASAPVFWSLNGSPVQEDENLELRSEGTRRLLLIQAAHPSHAGNYTCQAGTHPAAPSLTFPVQVTEPPVKVLTPEESRTGVRCAPGRDLELAVYLSGPGGAVRWYKDGERLASRGRVRLEEAGARRVLRVRGARSGDAGEYLCDAPQDSRIFLVNVEEPPQVKLVSELTPLTIQEGDDATFRCEVSPPDAELTWLLNGTSVPPSSRVETSQNGPNHTLILRGCRISDSGMVTAQTKGAETTARLHVREAELLFLRRLQDARTEEGQDLCMEVETSRVGGKGIVSWFRGGKPLPEDDRFSVVQDGRVHRLIIRKVTVSDQGIYSCKSHHDRTQARLLVRPEQLKVRHHLQDVVVIEGGSATFQLELSQSGVIGEWARGGVRLEPGRNCQITVQGHNHSLVLSDLGLADTGTVSFTTDTLRCTARLEVKEVPLAIVKGLQDLEVTEGDSVTFECELSRIQADLTWDKDGRELSPSPRLRIQALGSRRLLQLRHCSSADAGTYRCSVGNAQATTARLTVRKREVSVLLELKPVRAREGDGATFKCTVSEPGIPGCWLLGGRVLRPGGRVRIRQEGNLHSLMLSELQAEDSGEIQFQAGQAKSSTQLEVEALPLQICRKPPREKTVLTGRRAALEVTVSRAGGHVRWLLGGVDLPPGPKYEFRSHGVTHSLIIHNVQPTDEGTYCCQAGEDSANTNLLVESS; translated from the exons ATGGCCATGGAAGGGATGGGTGTTCTTGGGGGTGCCCCTCGCTTCCTTCGTTTCCCAAGGCCCGTCCAGGTCCTGCGCGGCACCGATGCCATCCTGCGGTGTTGCCTCACAGGCTGCCCTCCACCCACCGTCCTTTGGGAGAAGGATGGGCAACAGCTGGAGGCATCTAGCCGGCTGTGTCTTCAGACAGAGGGGGCTGAACATAGCCTTCTGGTAAGGGAAGCTGGGGTCCCAGACGCTGGAGTTTATGTGTGCCGGGCCCAAAACTCATCTGGGGAGGCCTATGCCGCGGCAGCCCTCACTATCCAAGAGCCTCCAGCCCCCAGCCCCCCAGAGAGGTCCTCTGACTGGGCCCAGGAGTCTCCCAGCCCAATCCCTCTGCAAGGTCCCCTTCCTACATCCAGGACCCCGAGTCCTCTGGACACAGCTTCTACATTCCTCTCCTCAGCCCCAGCCCAGGCCCCCACCCTTTCACAGGAGTCCCCAGACTTACTTTCTGAGTCCTTGGAAGGTCCCCCCATGTTCTTGGAAGGTCCACAGTCTCAGTGGGTGCAGCAGGGTGAGGAAGTAATCCTGACATGCCAAGTAGGTGGGTGGCCAGAACCTGCCATCCACTGGGAGAAGGACGGGCGGCTCCTGGAGGAGATCTGGGAGAGCAGTCACTTCTGTCTGACCAACGGCCTGACTGGGGCCGGGGGCCATGAGCTCCGGATCAGGGGCATTCGACTTCCAGATGCAGGCGTCTACGTGTGCCACGCAAGCAACACACATGGGCACGTGCTGGCCGCAGCCCTGCTCCAGATCCAGCCCTCATGGGAGACCCCTCGAAGCTCCCCCCAGCATAGCCAGAGGGATCCTGCAGGCCAGGGTCCTCCTGCCCCCAAAAGCTTCTGGGTGAGCGAGGGGAAACATGCCAAGTTCCGATGCTACGTGACTGGCAAGCCAGAGCCCGAGACCGAGTGGCACTGGGAAGGCCAGCCCCTGAGCCCTGGGCGCCGGCGCCTACTCTACCGGGACCGCGATGGAGGCTTCGTGCTGAAGGTCCTGTACTGCCAGCCCGCTGACTGTGGCCTTTATATCTGCGCGGCCCGCAACACCGCCGGACACACTCTCAGCGCTGTCCAGCTCCATGTCCGAG AGCCCCGAGTTCGGTTTTCAGTTCCCCTCGAGAATGTGGAGGGTGAAGAGCATGAGGATGCCGTTCTAGAATGCCAGGTGCCTTCCCGGGGCATTATCACAACCTGGTACCGGGAAGACCAGCGGCTGCTGCCCAGCCCCAAGTATGAGATGGGAGAGGCAGGAGTTGTGCGGCGCCTTATCATCCATGACTTGGAGGCTGACGATGACGGCATTTACCTGTGTGAGATGCGGGGCCGTGTGCGGACAGTAGCCACTGTAGCTGTCAGAG GACCCATCAAGAGGCGGCTGCCCAGGAAGCTAGACGTGCTGGAAGGAGAAAACGCAGTGCTGTCGGTGGAGGTTCGAGAAGCCAAGGCTCCTGGGCACTGGACCCGAGATGGTCAGGAGTTGCCAGCCTCACCTCGAATCATCCAGACCAATTCCAACCACACACACATCCTGGTATTGGTGGGGGTCACACGCCAGGACGCTGGTGTGGTCACCTTCAGCTTGGGCTCCTCTCACACCTCCTCCAGGCTGAGAGTCAAAT GTGTGAAGCAGGTACCCCCAGGACCCCCAGTGGCGGTTGAGCTCGGAGCAGGACGTAGCAATACAGCCCTGCTCAGCTGGAAACCACCAGTGCCTGCCCCTGACACGGCCTATACCTACCGAATAGAACGGCAAGAGGTTGGCACAGATGCCTGGGTGCAGTGCCTTACCACAGAAGCTGCTGGTGTCGTGGAGGTGCCTGGAGACAGCGTGCCCAATGAGGGGGACTACCGCTTCCGGCTCTCTGTGGTCAGCGAGCACGGCCAGAGCCCACACATGCTCTTTCCGGGTTCAGTCCACCTGG TGCCCACGGCTCGGGTGCAGAGGGGCCTCCAAGATGTGTGTGTACAGGAAGGGGATGATGCCACCTTCTCCCTCGACCTCTCCACCTCAGTAAAAGGCATCTGGTTCCTGAAGGGAACAGAACTCAAGGCAGTGGGATCAGAGGCGGGTCCCAGTGGAGAAGCCCAAGGGTACCTGGTGCAACAAGAGGGCCCCCATCACAGCTTGCTTCTCCGAGCCACCAGGCTCCAGGACAGCGGGGCCCTCATCACCTTCCAGTGCCCTGGTGTACACGTCTCTGCCATGCTTCATGTGCAAG AGCCCCCCGTGAGGATTGTGCTCCCTCAAGAAAAGGTATCCATCGAGGCCGTGATCCCAGAACAGATAGTGCTCACCTGTGAATTGTCCCGGGCTGGAGCACCTGTGCATTGGTACAAAGATGGCCTGGAGGTAGAAGAGAGTGAAGCCCTGGTGCTGGAGAATGAGGGCCCCCAATGCCGCCTGGTGATCCCTGCTGCCCAACCCCAGCATGGGGGAGAGTTTGTATGCAAAGTGGGAGAGGACTTGGCTTTCTTTATGGTCACCATCAAAG AACCGCCTGTGAGGATCATATCCCCTCAAGACAAGGTGTCTGTGGCTGCAGAGAGCTTAGAAGAGGTGGTTTTGAGATGCGAGCTGTCCAGGGCTGGAGTTCCTGTGCACTGGTACAAGGATGGAATGGTGGTAAAGGAGAGTGAAACACTGGTACTGGAGACTGAGGGTCCCCACTGCCATCTGATACTGCCTGTAGCCCAACCCCAGGATGGTGGCAAATTTGTGTGCAAGGCAGGAGATGACCTGGCTGTCTTCAATGTCACCATCACAG AGCCCCCAGTACGGATCACACAACCCCAAGATGAGATGTTCCTAACTGCTGTGACCTCAGAGAGAGTGGTCCTGATGTGCCAAGTATCCCGGCCCGGAGCTCTGGTGGGATGGTACAAGAACGGGATGGAGGTGGAAGAGAGCAACGATTTGGTGTTGGAGAGCGAGGGACTCCAACATCGTCTGGTGCTGCCTTCTGTGAGACTCCAAGATGGTGGCGAGTTTGTATGCAGCACCAGAGATGACTCTGCTTTCTTCACCCTAACTGTAACAG ACCCTCCGGTGAGAATTATATCCCCTCAGGATGTGGTGAACATAGCTGCCCTCAGCTCAGAGCGAGTGGTCTTGAAATGTGAGCTGTCCCAGGCCGGAGTCCCTGTGTGTTGGTCCAAGGATGGGCTGGAGGTGGAGGAGAGTAAGGCTTTGGTCCTGGAGAGTGAGGGGCCCCATCACCGCTTGATACTGCCTGTATCCAAACCCCAGGATGGAGGAGAATTTGTGTGCAAGGCTGGAGAAGACTCAGCTTTCTTCAATGTCACTATCACAG AGCCTCCAGTAAGAATCCTGTTCCCCAAGGATGAGGTATCTGTGACTGCTGTGAGTTCAGAACGAGTGGTCCTGATGTGTGAGCTTTCCCGGGCCGAAGCCCCTGTGCGCTGGTACAAGGATGGGCTGGAGGTAGAGGAGAGTGAGGCCCTAGTCCTGGAGAGTGAGGGACCTCACCATCGTCTAGTCCTGCCTGCAGCCCAGCCCCAGGATGGAGGAGAGTTTGTGTGTGATGCAGGGAATGACTCAGCCTTCTTCATCGTCACTGTCACAG TACCCCCAGAACGGATAGTGCGTCCATCAGCTCGCTTTCTTCAGCTGCAATTCAGGTCCCCTAGTCGAGTGGAGCTTCGCTGTGAGGTGGCACCTGTGGGGGCCCGTGTATGTTGGTACAAGGACGGGCTGGAAGTGGAGGCATCTGAAGATTTGAAACTCGGAGCTGAGGGGCCTGTGAGGACCCTGACCCTACCCCATGCCAGGCCCCAAGACGCTGGAGAGTATGTCTGTGAGACCCGAGATGAAGCGGTCTCCTTTGACGTCCGCCTAGCTG AATCTCCAGTGCAATTCCTCCTCCCCGAGGAGGCTCCCTCTCTGCTGTCCGTCTCCGCGGGGGAGCCCTTGGTCCTGAGCTGTGAGCTGTCCAGGGCCAGCGCCCCTGTGTTCTGGAGTCTGAACGGGAGCCCTGTACAAGAGGATGAGAACCTGGAGCTTCGTTCTGAGGGTACCCGGCGCCTGCTGCTTATCCAGGCTGCCCACCCTTCTCATGCTGGGAACTACACGTGCCAGGCTGGGACCCACCCTGCAgcccccagcctcactttccctgTCCAGGTGACCG AACCCCCTGTGAAAGTGTTGACACCGGAGGAATCCCGGACTGGGGTTCGATGCGCCCCAGGCAGGGACCTGGAGCTGGCAGTGTATCTTTCTGGGCCTGGGGGGGCCGTACGCTGGTACAAAGACGGGGAGCGGCTGGCCAGCCGGGGGCGGGTGCGGCTGGAGGAGGCCGGGGCGCGGCGGGTGCTTCGGGTGAGGGGGGCACGGAGCGGGGATGCCGGCGAATACCTCTGTGATGCCCCCCAGGACAGCCGCATCTTCCTCGTCAATGTGGAAG AACCCCCCCAGGTGAAGCTAGTCTCAGAACTGACTCCACTGACCATCCAAGAGGGTGATGATGCCACCTTCCGCTGTGAGGTCTCCCCCCCAGATGCTGAGCTCACCTGGCTTCTAAATGGGACTTCCGTTCCCCCTAGTAGTCGGGTAGAAACAAGCCAGAATGGCCCAAACCATACCTTGATCCTTCGGGGCTGCCGGATAAGTGACTCTGGCATGGTGACTGCCCAAACCAAGGGGGCTGAGACCACAGCCAGGCTCCATGTCAGAG aGGCTGAGTTGCTGTTTTTGCGGAGGCTACAGGATGCTCGAACTGAAGAGGGCCAGGATCTATGTATGGAAGTGGAGACCAGCAGAGTTGGGGGGAAAGGAATAGTGAGCTGGTTTCGAGGGGGAAAACCTCTTCCTGAAGATGATAGGTTCTCTGTGGTCCAGGATGGCCGAGTGCATCGTCTAATCATCCGCAAAGTCACGGTGAGTGACCAAGGCATCTACAGCTGCAAGAGCCACCATGACCGTACCCAGGCTCGGCTGCTTGTGAGGC CTGAACAGTTGAAGGTGCGGCATCATCTCCAGGATGTGGTTGTCATTGAAGGGGGCAGTGCCACCTTCCAACTGGAGCTGTCTCAGTCTGGGGTGATTGGAGAATGGGCCAGGGGAGGGGTCAGGCTAGAGCCTGGTCGAAACTGCCAAATCACTGTCCAGGGCCACAACCACTCACTGGTGCTCAGTGATCTGGGCCTAGCTGATACTGGAACTGTGTCCTTCACCACTGACACTCTGCGTTGCACTGCCCGGCTGGAAGTGAAAG AGGTACCTTTAGCCATTGTGAAGGGACTCCAGGACCTAGAAGTGACAGAAGGTGACTCAGTCACATTTGAGTGTGAGTTATCCAGGATCCAGGCCGACCTCACATGGGATAAG GACGGCCGGGAGCTGTCACCCAGTCCTCGGCTCCGGATCCAGGCTCTGGGCTCCCGCAGGCTCCTCCAGCTCCGGCACTGCAGCTCCGCGGATGCGGGCACCTACCGCTGCTCCGTGGGGAACGCCCAAGCTACGACTGCCCGCCTCACCGTGCGGA AGAGGGAGGTGTCCGTACTGCTTGAACTCAAACCCGTGAGAGCCCGGGAGGGCGACGGCGCCACGTTCAAGTGTACGGTGTCCGAGCCCGGTATCCCTGGTTGCTGGCTGCTGGGAGGCCGCGTCCTGCGTCCGGGGGGCCGTGTCCGAATTCGACAGGAAG